In Gloeomargarita sp. SRBZ-1_bins_9, one DNA window encodes the following:
- the dapF gene encoding diaminopimelate epimerase: MPFWKYHALGNDYLVLDPDQGGGDLTAWHIQRLCHRHLGIGADGILLGPLPAPEADFGVRIFNPDGSEAEKSGNGLRIFARYLWDRGQVGETPFQVQTLGGRVEMQVQRQGRQVRVEMGQVSFQSRLIPVAGSDREVIQESITVLDRTFTFTAATIGNPHCVIVVPETHPDLAKTYGPALENHPFFPQRTNVQFVQVLSRQRLRLEIWERGAGYTLASGSSSSAAAAVAHRLGLCDAEVTVDMPGGELQIALTPDLQVTLTGPVQGIAQGTLAPDVFADT, translated from the coding sequence GTGCCGTTTTGGAAATACCACGCCCTAGGGAATGATTATCTGGTGCTGGACCCGGACCAGGGGGGTGGGGACCTGACGGCTTGGCACATTCAACGGTTGTGTCACCGGCACTTGGGAATTGGGGCAGACGGGATTTTGCTAGGGCCGCTACCGGCGCCCGAGGCGGATTTCGGGGTGCGGATTTTCAACCCGGACGGTTCGGAGGCGGAAAAAAGCGGCAATGGGTTGCGCATTTTTGCTCGCTACCTGTGGGACCGGGGGCAGGTGGGGGAAACGCCCTTTCAGGTGCAAACGCTGGGGGGACGGGTGGAAATGCAGGTCCAGCGCCAGGGCCGTCAAGTCCGGGTGGAGATGGGGCAGGTGTCCTTTCAGAGCCGCTTGATCCCTGTGGCCGGCTCCGACCGGGAGGTGATTCAGGAATCCATCACGGTGCTGGACCGGACGTTTACGTTTACGGCGGCGACGATTGGCAATCCCCACTGTGTCATTGTGGTGCCGGAGACCCATCCTGACCTGGCAAAAACCTACGGCCCCGCCCTGGAAAATCACCCCTTTTTTCCCCAACGCACCAATGTGCAGTTTGTCCAGGTGTTGTCCCGGCAGCGGTTGCGGTTGGAGATTTGGGAGCGGGGGGCGGGGTACACCCTGGCGTCTGGGAGTAGCAGCAGTGCGGCGGCAGCGGTGGCCCACCGGCTGGGTTTGTGTGATGCCGAAGTGACGGTGGACATGCCAGGGGGAGAACTACAGATTGCTCTCACGCCGGATTTGCAGGTGACCCTGACGGGACCGGTGCAGGGGATTGCCCAAGGGACCTTGGCCCCGGATGTATTTGCCGATACCTGA
- a CDS encoding DUF3326 domain-containing protein, with product MVGSRPYIAALIIPTGIGAAVGGYAGDALPVVRALTQVVDYLITHPNVLNGAMLYWPSDRVWYVEGYALDQLAAGVWGLQPVHQQRIGVVIDGGMEPDLQLRHQQAVQAAQATLGLPIVGWVRTDQPLGVSLARTTSGATWGTLAQPESLLRAVGVLKERDQVTAVAVVARFPDADADLVQDYRQGQGVDPLAGAEAVISHLVVQTFQLPCAHAPALRPLPLDATVNPRAAAEELGYTFLPSVLVGLSRAPGYVSQRVMGSVWTEAVDAVVVPATACGGAAVIHWAAQGKLVIAVTENTSRMAVTPEALGIPAVKVDSYLEAVGVLAAHKAGVDWRWCGRRYSP from the coding sequence ATGGTGGGTTCCCGGCCCTACATCGCAGCACTGATCATTCCGACCGGCATTGGGGCGGCAGTGGGGGGATATGCGGGCGATGCCCTGCCGGTGGTACGCGCCCTGACCCAGGTGGTGGATTACCTCATCACCCATCCGAATGTACTGAACGGGGCGATGTTGTACTGGCCCAGCGATCGGGTCTGGTATGTGGAGGGGTACGCCCTGGATCAATTGGCCGCCGGGGTGTGGGGGCTGCAGCCGGTCCACCAACAACGCATTGGCGTGGTGATCGACGGGGGCATGGAACCGGATCTGCAACTGCGACACCAGCAAGCTGTGCAAGCGGCCCAGGCGACCTTGGGATTGCCCATTGTTGGGTGGGTGCGGACCGACCAGCCCCTGGGGGTGTCCTTGGCCAGGACAACCTCCGGCGCCACCTGGGGAACTCTAGCCCAACCGGAGAGTTTATTGCGGGCGGTGGGCGTCTTGAAGGAACGTGACCAGGTGACGGCTGTGGCGGTGGTGGCCCGCTTCCCGGACGCCGATGCCGATCTGGTGCAGGATTACCGGCAGGGACAGGGCGTGGACCCCTTGGCGGGCGCCGAGGCGGTGATCAGTCACCTGGTGGTGCAGACCTTCCAGTTGCCCTGTGCCCATGCGCCGGCCTTGCGTCCCTTGCCCCTAGACGCCACGGTCAATCCCCGGGCGGCGGCGGAGGAACTGGGCTACACCTTTTTGCCGTCGGTGCTGGTGGGGCTGAGCCGCGCTCCCGGTTACGTTTCCCAGCGAGTGATGGGCAGTGTGTGGACCGAAGCGGTGGATGCGGTGGTGGTGCCAGCCACAGCCTGTGGGGGTGCCGCTGTCATCCATTGGGCCGCCCAGGGCAAGTTGGTGATTGCTGTAACGGAAAACACCTCCCGCATGGCTGTTACTCCAGAAGCGCTCGGTATCCCCGCCGTCAAGGTTGATTCCTACCTGGAGGCTGTGGGGGTGTTGGCGGCCCACAAAGCGGGTGTGGACTGGCGCTGGTGTGGCCGGAGATATAGTCCATGA
- a CDS encoding type II CAAX endopeptidase family protein, which yields MTSTPRLTRWEILVAMGLTAAGLLLVARLWQFFDPLAQFPLRWHVPDVGWGVALGLSITGLSRVIYRLWPSYRACSEDYMALVLTPLVWPDLLWLALLPALSEELLFRGVILAALTPPWLALLVSSTCFGILHMGSWRQWPYGLWATLIGLALGSTVLWRENLLVSVVAHAVTNGLSAVLWKWEHRR from the coding sequence ATGACCAGCACCCCCCGTTTAACCCGCTGGGAAATTCTGGTGGCCATGGGCCTGACGGCGGCAGGCTTGTTGCTGGTAGCGCGCCTGTGGCAGTTTTTTGACCCCCTAGCCCAATTCCCCCTGCGCTGGCATGTACCGGATGTGGGGTGGGGCGTGGCGCTGGGGTTGAGCATTACCGGTTTGAGTCGGGTGATCTACCGGCTGTGGCCGAGTTACCGGGCGTGCAGCGAGGATTATATGGCCCTGGTGCTGACTCCCCTGGTCTGGCCCGACCTGCTATGGTTAGCCCTACTGCCGGCCTTGAGCGAGGAGCTACTGTTTCGTGGCGTGATCCTAGCAGCCCTCACCCCCCCCTGGCTGGCTTTACTGGTCAGCAGCACCTGTTTTGGCATCTTGCACATGGGCAGCTGGCGACAATGGCCCTACGGCCTCTGGGCCACCCTCATTGGCCTGGCCCTGGGGAGCACGGTTTTGTGGCGGGAGAATCTGCTGGTGTCCGTCGTAGCCCACGCCGTGACCAACGGACTATCGGCGGTCCTGTGGAAATGGGAACACCGGCGCTAG
- a CDS encoding FHA domain-containing protein — MSDTPRERHLLIIHDDDGTRAIALEAATYSLGRDPSNAIVVKSKTVSRRHAILLRVPNPQTKGYRYRLMDGDAQGNRSANGTRVNDRQWTSGELQDGDRISFGDVEARYSIVYMTDEEFQKHTETIDFRSIKSATVNTEETQMF; from the coding sequence ATGAGCGACACGCCCCGCGAGCGGCATTTGTTAATCATCCACGATGATGACGGCACCCGGGCCATTGCCCTGGAGGCAGCCACCTACTCCCTAGGGCGCGACCCGAGCAATGCCATTGTCGTGAAGTCGAAAACCGTATCCCGGCGTCATGCCATCCTGTTGCGGGTGCCCAATCCCCAGACCAAGGGCTATCGTTACCGGTTGATGGACGGGGATGCCCAGGGCAACCGCAGTGCCAATGGAACCCGGGTGAACGACCGGCAATGGACCTCGGGGGAACTGCAAGACGGGGACCGGATTAGCTTTGGGGACGTGGAGGCCCGTTATTCCATCGTTTATATGACGGACGAGGAATTCCAAAAGCACACCGAGACCATTGACTTTCGCAGTATTAAATCGGCAACGGTCAACACGGAAGAAACCCAGATGTTTTAA
- the gatB gene encoding Asp-tRNA(Asn)/Glu-tRNA(Gln) amidotransferase subunit GatB — MSATVATRYETIIGLEIHCQLQTATKIFCGCSTAFGAPPNTQICPVCLGHPGVLPVLNEQVLAYAVKTALALNCTIAPYSKFDRKQYFYPDLPKNYQISQYDLPIATNGWLEIELPDDQGRFYRKRVTIQRLHMEEDAGKLVHAGAERLAGADYSLVDFNRAGVPLCEIVSGPDLRSGAEAAEYAQELRRIVRYLGVCDGNMQEGSLRCDVNISVRPVGESRFGTKVEIKNLNSFSALQRAIDYEAKRQMAALEKGEPIIQETRLWDEAGQRTVSMRSKEGASDYRYFPEPDLPPIQLTPGQIERWRQELPELPAAKRHRYEEELHLSAYDARVLTDERAMAEYFEATVAAGADPKLAANWLTGDVTAWLKAQKRDIRDLACRPSELAELIQLIQAGTISGKIAKDLLPELLAQGGSPKALVEARGLTQVSDPELLGAWIDEVLAAHPQEVEQYRAGKTKLFGFFVGKVMQRSNGRADPKRTNELLKQKLAE, encoded by the coding sequence ATGAGTGCAACCGTTGCCACCCGCTACGAGACCATCATCGGTCTGGAGATCCACTGTCAACTTCAGACGGCCACCAAAATTTTTTGCGGCTGTAGCACGGCCTTTGGCGCTCCCCCAAATACCCAGATTTGCCCGGTTTGTTTGGGCCATCCCGGGGTTTTGCCGGTACTGAACGAACAGGTGCTGGCCTATGCGGTCAAGACGGCTTTGGCCCTGAATTGCACTATTGCCCCCTACAGCAAATTCGACCGCAAGCAGTATTTCTATCCCGATCTACCCAAGAACTACCAGATTTCCCAGTACGACCTGCCCATTGCCACCAACGGTTGGCTGGAAATTGAACTGCCGGATGACCAGGGCCGTTTTTATCGCAAGCGAGTGACGATTCAGCGACTGCACATGGAGGAGGACGCGGGCAAATTGGTGCACGCGGGGGCGGAGCGGTTGGCGGGGGCGGACTATTCCCTGGTGGACTTTAACCGGGCCGGGGTGCCCCTGTGCGAGATTGTCAGCGGGCCGGATTTGCGCTCGGGGGCTGAAGCTGCGGAGTACGCCCAGGAGTTGCGCCGGATTGTTCGCTATCTGGGGGTATGCGACGGCAATATGCAGGAGGGGTCCCTGCGCTGTGATGTGAATATCTCCGTGCGGCCGGTGGGGGAAAGCCGGTTCGGCACCAAGGTGGAAATCAAAAACCTGAACTCGTTTAGTGCTCTCCAGCGGGCGATTGACTACGAGGCGAAACGGCAAATGGCCGCCCTGGAAAAAGGCGAACCCATTATCCAGGAAACCCGCCTGTGGGATGAAGCGGGGCAACGCACCGTCAGCATGCGCAGCAAAGAGGGCGCCAGCGACTACCGCTATTTCCCGGAGCCGGACTTGCCCCCGATTCAACTGACGCCGGGACAGATCGAACGCTGGCGCCAGGAACTCCCGGAATTGCCGGCGGCTAAACGCCATCGCTACGAAGAAGAACTTCATTTGTCCGCCTATGACGCCCGGGTGTTGACCGACGAGCGGGCGATGGCCGAGTACTTTGAGGCGACGGTGGCAGCAGGAGCAGACCCCAAACTGGCAGCCAACTGGTTAACCGGCGACGTAACGGCCTGGTTGAAGGCGCAAAAGCGGGACATCCGCGACCTAGCCTGCCGTCCCTCAGAACTGGCAGAATTGATCCAATTGATCCAGGCAGGCACCATCAGCGGCAAGATTGCCAAGGACCTACTGCCGGAGTTACTGGCCCAAGGGGGGTCGCCCAAGGCCCTGGTGGAAGCCCGGGGGTTAACCCAGGTGTCGGACCCGGAACTGCTCGGCGCCTGGATTGACGAAGTGCTGGCGGCCCATCCCCAGGAAGTGGAGCAATACCGGGCGGGCAAGACGAAACTGTTTGGCTTTTTTGTGGGCAAGGTGATGCAGCGTAGCAACGGGCGGGCCGACCCCAAACGCACTAACGAATTGTTGAAGCAAAAGTTAGCCGAGTAA